In Balaenoptera acutorostrata chromosome 19, mBalAcu1.1, whole genome shotgun sequence, the following proteins share a genomic window:
- the MON1B gene encoding vacuolar fusion protein MON1 homolog B: MEAGGGTAAPAPGDAEDLEEMRFPSEEARDGGGICRDLPGTGDASVEKTGSETKNQPPGLLLQPEAPSCTYGLWGPGASENSPVGGPESGSGGQGGDPSDEDWRSKRKHVFVLSEAGKPIYSRYGSVEALSTTMGVMTALVSFVQSAGDAIRAIYAEDHKLVFLQQGPLLLVAVSRTPQSAAQLRGELMAVHAQIVSTLTRASVARIFARKQNYDLRRLLAGSERTLDRLLDSVERDPGALLLGAVRCVPLARPLRDALGALLRRCTAPGLALSVLAVGGRLVTAAQERTVLAECRLDPADLQLLLDWVGAPAFAAGEAWAPVCLPRFNPDGFFYAYVARLDAMPVCLLLLGTDPEAFHDMATCRRLVEDGMHSLGAMRTLREAASFSSTPSASASAYSVQAVEAAGLRHFLYKPLDIPDHHRQLPQFTSPELEAPYSREEERQRLSDLYHRLHARLHNTSRPLRLIYHVAEKETLLAWVTSKFELYTCLSPLVTKAGAILVVTKLLRWVKKEEDRLFIRYPPKYSTPPAAPAASTDQASHNGLFTAS, from the exons ATGGAGGCCGGAGGAGGCACTGCTGCCCCAGCCCCCGGGGACGCGGAGGACTTGGAGGAGATGCGGTTCCCCAGTGAGGAGGCTAGAGACGGTGGAGGGATTTGCAGGGACCTACCCGGTACTGGAGATGCGAGCGTGGAGAAAACAG GATCCGAGACCAAGAACCAGCCACCCGGCCTGCTGCTCCAGCCCGAGGCTCCGTCATGCACCTATGGGCTCTGGGGTCCGGGAGCCTCTGAGAACAGTCCCGTGGGTGGCCCTGAGAGTGGCTCAGGGGGCCAGGGCGGGGACCCCAGTGACGAGGACTGGCGCAGCAAGCGGAAGCACGTGTTCGTGCTGAGTGAGGCCGGCAAGCCCATCTACTCACGGTACGGTAGCGTGGAGGCATTGTCGACTACCATGGGTGTGATGACAGCCCTCGTGTCCTTCGTGCAGAGTGCAGGAGATGCCATTCGCGCCATCTATGCTG aggACCACAAGCTGGTGTTCCTACAGCAGGGCCCACTGCTGCTGGTGGCCGTGTCAAGGACTCCTCAGTCAGCAGCCCAGCTGCGGGGGGAGCTCATGGCCGTGCACGCACAGATCGTGAGCACCCTGACGCGCGCCAGCGTGGCCCGCATCTTCGCGCGCAAGCAGAACTACGACCTCCGCCGCCTGCTGGCCGGCTCGGAGCGCACTCTAGACCGGCTTCTGGACAGTGTGGAGCGGGACCCGGGTGCCCTGCTGCTGGGCGCCGTGCGCTGCGTCCCTCTCGCTCGCCCGCTGCGGGACGCGCTGGGTGCGCTGCTCCGACGTTGCACGGCGCCTGGCCTGGCCCTCTCGGTGCTGGCGGTTGGCGGTCGCCTGGTGACAGCAGCCCAGGAGCGGACTGTGCTGGCCGAGTGCCGGCTGGACCCAGCCGACCTGCAGTTGCTGCTGGACTGGGTGGGGGCACCGGCCTTTGCGGCGGGCGAGGCCTGGGCGCCTGTGTGCCTGCCCCGCTTCAACCCCGATGGTTTCTTCTACGCCTACGTGGCCCGCCTGGACGCCATGCCTGTCTGCCTGCTGCTGCTCGGCACCGACCCCGAGGCCTTCCACGACATGGCCACCTGCCGGCGCCTGGTCGAGGACGGCATGCACTCCCTTGGGGCCATGCGCACCCTCAGGGAGGCTGCCAGCTTCTCCAGCACCCCATCGGCCAGTGCCTCGGCCTACAGTGTGCAGGCTGTGGAGGCCGCCGGCCTCCGGCACTTCCTCTATAAGCCGCTGGACATCCCCGACCATCACCGCCAGCTGCCCCAGTTTACCAG CCCCGAGCTGGAGGCCCCGTACAGCAGAGAGGAGGAGCGACAGCGCCTGTCCGACCTGTACCACCGCCTGCACGCGCGCCTCCATAACACCTCGCGGCCCCTGCGCCTCATTTACCACGTGGCTGAGAAGGAGACGCTGCTGGCCTGG GTGACCTCCAAATTTGAGCTGTACACCTGCCTCAGCCCCCTGGTGACCAAGGCAGGTGCCATCCTCGTAGTGACCAAACTCCTGCGTTGGGTGAAGAAAGAGGAGGATCGTCTCTTCATTCGTTACCCACCCAAGTACTCCACACCCCCGGCAGCCCCAGCTGCCTCCACGGACCAAGCTTCCCATAACGGCCTGTTTACTGCATCTTGA